The following are encoded together in the Bacillus cereus group sp. RP43 genome:
- a CDS encoding DUF3909 family protein has translation MDLQKFDEMIDAVQQSTCVQINDKQKEAFKQKYDFEPSFEYGRDEKGHYVIRTSKKMLEEMEFYLALKYDRDGIALYMHAEIEGTCHVSVSYSEDALHLQELFQFLEENK, from the coding sequence ATGGATCTCCAAAAGTTTGATGAGATGATTGATGCTGTGCAGCAATCAACTTGTGTACAGATTAATGATAAGCAAAAAGAAGCATTTAAACAAAAATACGATTTTGAGCCAAGTTTTGAATATGGACGAGATGAGAAAGGGCATTATGTTATCCGAACTTCGAAAAAGATGTTAGAGGAAATGGAGTTTTATTTGGCATTGAAATATGATCGAGATGGAATTGCCCTTTATATGCATGCTGAGATTGAAGGGACATGTCACGTATCCGTTAGCTATAGTGAAGATGCACTTCATTTGCAAGAATTGTTTCAATTTCTAGAAGAAAATAAATAA
- a CDS encoding cupin domain-containing protein → MAQIRIHEENTRIENEVEVSNFLQGEDVLYEKWNISKLPTHLKENYSLTDENKAEILTLFSKEIADVSERRGYKAYDVISLSNSTPNLDELLINFQKEHHHTDDEVRFIVSGHGIFAIEGKDGRFFDVELEPGDLISVPENARHYFTLQDDRQVVAIRIFVTTEGWVPIY, encoded by the coding sequence ATGGCGCAAATTCGTATTCATGAGGAAAATACTCGTATTGAAAATGAAGTAGAAGTATCAAACTTTCTACAAGGAGAAGATGTTTTATATGAGAAATGGAATATTTCTAAACTTCCTACTCATTTAAAAGAAAATTACTCCTTAACAGATGAAAACAAAGCTGAAATATTAACGTTGTTTTCAAAAGAAATTGCTGATGTTTCAGAGCGCAGAGGTTATAAAGCATATGATGTGATTTCACTTTCAAATAGCACACCTAACCTTGACGAGTTATTAATTAATTTCCAAAAAGAACACCATCATACTGACGATGAAGTTCGCTTTATTGTCAGTGGTCATGGCATCTTCGCTATTGAAGGAAAAGATGGTCGATTCTTTGACGTTGAACTTGAGCCTGGTGACCTTATATCTGTACCTGAAAATGCAAGACATTATTTTACCTTACAAGATGATCGCCAAGTTGTAGCTATTCGTATTTTTGTTACAACAGAAGGTTGGGTTCCAATTTATTAA
- a CDS encoding methylthioribulose 1-phosphate dehydratase, with product MKQLFRQWYDLSEIKKELTTRNWFPATSGNISIKVSHDPLTFLITASGKDKTKTTPDDFLLVNHQGVPVLETELRPSAETILHTHIYNNTNAGCVLHVHTTDNNVITNLYSDAVTLQNQEIIKALDIWEEGATINIPIIENDAHIPTLGEKFRKHIQGDSGAVLIRNHGITVWGRDSFDAKKRLEAYEFLFQFHIKLLSIQGGVSNGANSYS from the coding sequence ATGAAACAACTTTTTCGTCAATGGTATGACTTAAGTGAAATTAAAAAAGAATTAACAACTCGGAATTGGTTTCCAGCAACGAGTGGAAATATTTCTATAAAAGTCAGTCATGATCCCCTTACTTTTCTTATTACAGCAAGTGGCAAAGATAAAACAAAAACCACTCCAGATGATTTTTTATTAGTAAATCATCAAGGAGTTCCCGTTTTAGAAACTGAGTTACGCCCTTCGGCAGAAACAATATTGCATACACATATTTATAACAATACGAACGCCGGGTGCGTACTTCATGTTCATACAACTGATAACAATGTCATCACAAATTTGTATAGTGATGCAGTCACCCTTCAAAATCAAGAGATTATTAAAGCTCTTGATATTTGGGAAGAAGGTGCAACGATTAACATTCCTATTATCGAAAATGATGCTCATATCCCGACGCTTGGAGAGAAATTCCGAAAGCATATACAAGGAGATTCAGGAGCAGTATTAATTCGAAACCATGGCATTACCGTATGGGGCCGTGATAGCTTTGATGCAAAAAAAAGATTAGAAGCTTATGAGTTTTTATTCCAATTTCATATAAAATTATTATCAATTCAAGGAGGCGTTTCTAATGGCGCAAATTCGTATTCATGA
- a CDS encoding 2-hydroxy-3-keto-5-methylthiopentenyl-1-phosphate phosphatase has translation MSIQVFCDFDGTITNNDNIMSIMEKFAPPAAEEIKQKILSQELSIQEGVSQLFRLIPINLHDDIIQFLQETAEIRTGFHEFIQFINENNISFYVISGGMDFFVYPLLQEIIPKEQIYCNATDFSGEFVEVKWPHPCDEQCQHNCGLCKSSLIRKLSSKDDFHIVIGDSITDLQAAKQADKVFARDFLITKCEENRIAYTPFETFHDVLAELKHLLEVKL, from the coding sequence ATGAGTATTCAAGTATTTTGTGATTTCGATGGTACGATTACAAATAACGATAATATCATGTCCATTATGGAAAAATTCGCACCACCAGCAGCAGAGGAAATAAAGCAAAAAATTTTATCGCAAGAACTTTCTATTCAAGAAGGTGTTTCTCAATTATTTCGATTAATACCTATTAATCTACACGATGATATTATTCAGTTTTTACAAGAAACTGCTGAAATCCGTACAGGTTTTCATGAATTCATACAATTCATTAATGAAAATAACATTTCCTTTTACGTTATATCAGGTGGAATGGATTTCTTCGTCTATCCACTCTTACAAGAAATAATCCCTAAAGAACAAATTTATTGTAATGCAACTGACTTTTCAGGAGAATTTGTTGAAGTGAAATGGCCGCACCCTTGTGACGAGCAATGTCAGCATAATTGTGGTCTCTGTAAATCATCATTAATTCGTAAACTAAGCTCTAAAGATGATTTTCATATTGTGATTGGAGATTCTATTACTGATTTACAAGCAGCAAAACAAGCAGATAAAGTATTCGCCCGTGACTTCCTTATTACAAAGTGTGAAGAAAATCGTATTGCTTATACACCGTTTGAAACATTTCACGATGTTCTAGCTGAACTAAAACATTTGTTGGAGGTGAAATTATGA